From Triticum aestivum cultivar Chinese Spring chromosome 4A, IWGSC CS RefSeq v2.1, whole genome shotgun sequence, a single genomic window includes:
- the LOC123087796 gene encoding galactokinase isoform X2 produces the protein MATKEAKVVPAGDVDAAVDGEDLVPVLASLEPVYGAGSALDEARLRFARLADRFRALYAAGPALFARSPGRVNLIGEHIDYEGYSVLPMAIRQDMIVAIRRADGGLVRVANVDDKYATCVYPADPDKEIDIKNHKWGHYFMCGYKGVYEYARSKGIDMGEPVALDVVVDGTVPQGSGLSSSAAFVCSATIAIMGILGKNFPKKEVAQFTCKSERHIGTQSGGMDQAISIMAKPGFAELIDFNPIKATDVQLPSGGTFVIAHCLAESKKAETAATNYNNRVVECRLAAIVLAIKLGMDTKKAVTSVTTLSDVEGLCVSFAGKEGSSDPGVAVKKLLHEEPYTLVEIEKITGQSLATVFQSSQTSLDVLRAAKHFKLFQRASHVYSEARRVYAFRDTVLSKLSDEGMLKKLGDLMNDSHHSCSVLYECSCPELEELVKVCRDNGALGARLTGAGWGGCAVALVKEGIVPQFILNLKEKYYKSRIDRGVIKQSDLGLYVFASKPSSGAAILRL, from the exons ATGGCGACCAAGGAGGCCAAGGTGGTTCCCGCCGGCGACGTCGACGCCGCCGTCGACGGCGAGGATCTGGTCCCGGTGCTGGCGTCGCTGGAGCCGGTGTACGGCGCGGGGTCGGCGCTCGACGAGGCGCGCCTCCGCTTCGCCCGCCTCGCCGACCGCTTCCGCGCCCTCTACGCCGCCGGCCCCGCCCTCTTCGCCCGCTCCCCAG GGAGGGTGAATCTCATCGGGGAGCACATCGACTACGAGGGCTACTCGGTGCTGCCCATGGCCATCCGCCAGGACATGATCGTCGCCATCCGCAGGGCCGACGGCGGCCTCGTCCGCGTCGCCAATGTCGACGACAAGTACGCCACCTGCGTCTACCCCgccgaccccgacaag GAAATTGACATCAAGAACCACAAATGGGGCCACTACTTTATGTGTGG ATACAAGGGAGTGTATGAATATGCTAGGTCTAAAGGGATAGATATGGGTGAACCTGTTGCTCTTGATGTCGTAGTTGATGGCACAGTCCCTCAAG GATCTGGACTTTCAAGCTCAGCAGCATTTGTCTGTTCGGCAACAATTGCTATCATGGGAATTCTTGGTAAAAACTTCCCAAAG AAAGAAGTTGCCCAATTTACTTGTAAATCTGAGCGCCATATTGGGACACAGTCAGGGGGCATGGATCAG GCTATATCTATCATGGCCAAACCTGGATTTGCTGAGTTGATAGATTTCAATCCAATTAAAGCAACAGATGTGCAACTACCTTCTGGTGGTACATTTGTGATTGCCCACTGTCTGGCAGAGTCCAAGAAAGCAGAGACAGCTGCTACAAACTACAACAACCGCGTTGTAGAGTGTCGCTTGGCAGCG ATTGTTCTCGCCATCAAACTAGGGATGGATACAAAAAAAGCCGTCACATCTGTTACGACCCTCTCTGATGTTGAGGGACTATGCGTCTCCTTTGCTGGCAAAGAAGGTTCTTCTGATCCTGGAGTTGCTGTGAAG AAGCTATTGCATGAGGAGCCATATACGTTGGTGGAAATAGAGAAAATTACAGGTCAAAGCCTAGCAACTGTCTTCCAGAGCTCTCAAACTTCCTTGGATGTTTTGAGAGCTGCAAAGCATTTCAAGTTATTTCAG CGTGCCTCTCATGTGTACTCTGAAGCAAGGCGGGTGTATGCGTTTAGGGATACTGTATTATCCAAACTCAG CGATGAAGGTATGCTTAAGAAGCTCGGTGATCTAATGAACGATAGCCATCATAGCTGCAGTGTGCTATATGAATGCAG CTGTCCCGAGTTGGAAGAGCTTGTAAAAGTGTGCCGGGACAATGGGGCACTCGGAGCGCGGCTCACAGGAGCCGGGTGGGGCGGCTGCGCAGTCGCCCTGGTCAAGGAGGGCATCGTCCCACAGTTCATCCTCAATTTGAAG GAGAAGTACTACAAATCAAGGATCGACAGGGGAGTGATCAAGCAGAGCGACCTTGGCCTGTATGTGTTTGCGTCGAAGCCGTCGAGCGGCGCGGCCATACTGAGGCTGTAG
- the LOC123087796 gene encoding galactokinase isoform X1, with product MATKEAKVVPAGDVDAAVDGEDLVPVLASLEPVYGAGSALDEARLRFARLADRFRALYAAGPALFARSPGRVNLIGEHIDYEGYSVLPMAIRQDMIVAIRRADGGLVRVANVDDKYATCVYPADPDKEIDIKNHKWGHYFMCGYKGVYEYARSKGIDMGEPVALDVVVDGTVPQGSGLSSSAAFVCSATIAIMGILGKNFPKKEVAQFTCKSERHIGTQSGGMDQAISIMAKPGFAELIDFNPIKATDVQLPSGGTFVIAHCLAESKKAETAATNYNNRVVECRLAAIVLAIKLGMDTKKAVTSVTTLSDVEGLCVSFAGKEGSSDPGVAVKRATLQKLLHEEPYTLVEIEKITGQSLATVFQSSQTSLDVLRAAKHFKLFQRASHVYSEARRVYAFRDTVLSKLSDEGMLKKLGDLMNDSHHSCSVLYECSCPELEELVKVCRDNGALGARLTGAGWGGCAVALVKEGIVPQFILNLKEKYYKSRIDRGVIKQSDLGLYVFASKPSSGAAILRL from the exons ATGGCGACCAAGGAGGCCAAGGTGGTTCCCGCCGGCGACGTCGACGCCGCCGTCGACGGCGAGGATCTGGTCCCGGTGCTGGCGTCGCTGGAGCCGGTGTACGGCGCGGGGTCGGCGCTCGACGAGGCGCGCCTCCGCTTCGCCCGCCTCGCCGACCGCTTCCGCGCCCTCTACGCCGCCGGCCCCGCCCTCTTCGCCCGCTCCCCAG GGAGGGTGAATCTCATCGGGGAGCACATCGACTACGAGGGCTACTCGGTGCTGCCCATGGCCATCCGCCAGGACATGATCGTCGCCATCCGCAGGGCCGACGGCGGCCTCGTCCGCGTCGCCAATGTCGACGACAAGTACGCCACCTGCGTCTACCCCgccgaccccgacaag GAAATTGACATCAAGAACCACAAATGGGGCCACTACTTTATGTGTGG ATACAAGGGAGTGTATGAATATGCTAGGTCTAAAGGGATAGATATGGGTGAACCTGTTGCTCTTGATGTCGTAGTTGATGGCACAGTCCCTCAAG GATCTGGACTTTCAAGCTCAGCAGCATTTGTCTGTTCGGCAACAATTGCTATCATGGGAATTCTTGGTAAAAACTTCCCAAAG AAAGAAGTTGCCCAATTTACTTGTAAATCTGAGCGCCATATTGGGACACAGTCAGGGGGCATGGATCAG GCTATATCTATCATGGCCAAACCTGGATTTGCTGAGTTGATAGATTTCAATCCAATTAAAGCAACAGATGTGCAACTACCTTCTGGTGGTACATTTGTGATTGCCCACTGTCTGGCAGAGTCCAAGAAAGCAGAGACAGCTGCTACAAACTACAACAACCGCGTTGTAGAGTGTCGCTTGGCAGCG ATTGTTCTCGCCATCAAACTAGGGATGGATACAAAAAAAGCCGTCACATCTGTTACGACCCTCTCTGATGTTGAGGGACTATGCGTCTCCTTTGCTGGCAAAGAAGGTTCTTCTGATCCTGGAGTTGCTGTGAAG CGTGCAACTCTGCAGAAGCTATTGCATGAGGAGCCATATACGTTGGTGGAAATAGAGAAAATTACAGGTCAAAGCCTAGCAACTGTCTTCCAGAGCTCTCAAACTTCCTTGGATGTTTTGAGAGCTGCAAAGCATTTCAAGTTATTTCAG CGTGCCTCTCATGTGTACTCTGAAGCAAGGCGGGTGTATGCGTTTAGGGATACTGTATTATCCAAACTCAG CGATGAAGGTATGCTTAAGAAGCTCGGTGATCTAATGAACGATAGCCATCATAGCTGCAGTGTGCTATATGAATGCAG CTGTCCCGAGTTGGAAGAGCTTGTAAAAGTGTGCCGGGACAATGGGGCACTCGGAGCGCGGCTCACAGGAGCCGGGTGGGGCGGCTGCGCAGTCGCCCTGGTCAAGGAGGGCATCGTCCCACAGTTCATCCTCAATTTGAAG GAGAAGTACTACAAATCAAGGATCGACAGGGGAGTGATCAAGCAGAGCGACCTTGGCCTGTATGTGTTTGCGTCGAAGCCGTCGAGCGGCGCGGCCATACTGAGGCTGTAG